TGGACCTCCTCGATCTCGAAATCGGGCTCGCGCACGCTCGGGGGAACGAATCGGGCGAGCATGACGAGCCCGGGAACGGATGCGGCGATCGTGGCGACGAAGAAGGGCGTCCAACCGATCGCGTCGACGAGGATCCCGGCGGGCGCGCCCGCGAGCGTTCGGCCGAGGGCGAAGATGCTCGCGAAGAGCGCATATTGCGTCGCCGAGAACCGCTTCTGGGTGAGGCGGATCAGGAAGACGTCGAGGGCGCCGGTCGCCATCCCCTGGCATCCCGTCTCGAGCGCCGTCGCCGCGTACATGAGGATTCGATGGGAGAAAGGCTGGGCTCCCCCGCTCGCCGGCCCGGCACAGGCGCCGAGGCCCGCCGCGCCGATCCGGTCGACGGCGATGTATCCGACGCACGCGACCGCCTGCAGCATTCCGAAGATCCAGAGGGCGCGCCCGATTCCGATCCGCCGCGTGAGGGCCGCCCCGAAGATCGTTCCGGCGATGATGCAGATCAGGCCGATCGTGGCGGTCGCCAGACCCACGTCGGCGGGGGAAAAGCACTTCTCGATCAGGAAGGGGCGGATCAGCGCCGTCGCCATGTTGTCGCCGAGCTTGTACAGGAGGATGAACGCGATGATCTCCGGCGCGCGGGGTTTCCGGAACAGGGACACGAACGGATCGAAAACCGCCGCGCGGAGAGTCGGAGGAGGCTGGATGCGCGCGGGAGGCTCGGGCGACGCGACGACGACGCCCGCCAGGGGCACGTACAGGAGGGCGAGTCCGATGAAGACGGCCGGCCATCCGAACTTCTGGCCGATCGTGATCGCGACGGCGCCCGCCGTGAGCATCGCGACCCGGTAGAGGGCGACGCGGCCTCCGACCGCGACGCCCAGCTCGTTCTTTTCGAGGACCTCGACGGCGTAGCCGTCGATCGCGATGTCCTGGCTCGCCGAGGAGAACGCGATGAAGATCGCGAGAGCGGCGACGACCGGGACGGTCGGGCTCTCCGCCTCGCGCGCGAGTCCGAGGAGCCCCGCGATGAGCAGGATCTGGAAGAGCAGCATCCAGGACCGTTTTCGGCCGAGGAACGGCAGCCGGTAGCGGTCCATCAGCGGCGCCCAGAGGAATTTCAGGGTCCACGGCGCCTGGGCCAGCGTGAAGAGCCCGATCGTCTTGATGTCCACGCCCCGGTACTTGAGCCACGCGGGAAGAGCGATCCAGACGAGCCCGAGCGGCAGCCCGGAGGAGAACGACTGGAGAACCACGGCGCCGATCCGCCAGGAGCCGGCCGCCGCGCGCAGGCTCGCGGCCGCGCCGACGCGCTTCCGGGAGTCCGTCATCGATCCGGTCGTCGCCCGATCGCGCTCACTCTGGAGAGGTGTTGACGATCGCCCAGAAGACCAGATCCGTCGCCTTCGGCTCCTTGCCGAGCATCCGGACCATCGAGGCGATCTGCCCGCGGTGATACGAGGCGTGGTTGACCGCGTGCCGGAAGACCGCCCAGACCGGCACCCTCTTCGTCTTCCCCTGGAGGTTCGTGTAGGCCAGGATCTTCTCGCGGTCCGCCGCGGAGGACTCCCGGACGCGCTCCGCGAGCGTCGTGTCGGCCGCGCGGAGCATCGCGACCGCCTCCTCGCGCCGCGGAAGATCGGCCGCCGTCAGGAGCCGCTCCGGCGACCGGCCGGCGAACCGTTCGTCCCAGGCGCGGGTCGCGGAGGCGAGGTGGGCGAGCGTGTCGGCCACCGAAGGCCACCCGCCGCCGAGAACGCGGGCGTACTCCTCCTCGGAGAGCGTTTCGACGGACGCGATCATCCGGTCGTTCGCCCAGGCGTTGTAGGCGTAGAGATCGGCGAGGTCGTCGCGGATCAGCATCGGGGATCTTCGACGATCCGGTGAGAGAGCGTTCCGAGCCCCTCCACCGCGAGCGAGATCGAGTCGCCGGGCCGGAGCCACTGGTCGTGCGTGATCTTCGAGCCGTTCAGCTCGAGGAAGCAGCCCGTCCCGACCGTCCCCGAGCCGATCACGTCGCCCGGGTAGAGCGTCACGCCGTCGCCCGCGCGCTCGAGGATCTGCGCGAACGTCCAGTTCATCTGATCCGCGTTCCCCGACGAGACGCGGACGCCGTTGACCTCGGCGGTCATCCCGGCGTGGAAGACGTTTCCCGACGGAGAGGCCGTCAGCCGCGGCGCCAGCTCGTCGATCGTGACGAGCCATGGCCCGATCGCGGTCGCGAAGTCCTTCCCCTTGGCGGGCCCGAGATTGAGCTTCATCTCCTCCATCTGGAGGGCCCGCGCCGAGAAGTCGTTCATGATCGTATAGCCGAAGATCGCCGTGTCGGCTTCGGTGACCGAAGGATTCCGGACCTCGCGGCCGACCACGACGGCGATCTCGAGCTCGAAATCGAGAAGCTCGAGCCGGCGGCGTCCGACGCGCAGCTCCCCCGGGCCGATGACCGCCTGGTGGTTCGTGAAATAGAAGACCGGAAAGGCGTCGAACTCCTCGATCATCGGAAGGCCGCGGTTGCGCCGCGCGGTTTCGACGTGCTGCCGAAAGGCGTATCCGTCGCGCATCGACGGAGGTCGTGGGATCGGAGCGAGGAGCCTCGCTTCTTCCGGCGGAACGATCGCGCGCCCGGGAACCGGGCCGGCGACGACGCTCCGGGCGAGTGGCAGGAGCGCCGCTGAGCGCCGGACGAGCTCGAGCATCGGCACGTTCAGCTCCGGGACGAGCAACCCGAAGGCGACGATTCCGCGTTCCGTGACGGCGCCGATCGCCTCGGTGCCGCCGCGCTCGAAGGTGACGAGCTTCATCGCGGGCATTCTACAATCCGCGCATGCCCGCAGCCGACGGACTCCCGCGTTCGTGTTCGCGCCCGGCGCCGCCCTCGTCGTCGTCCGCTTCCGGCGTTCCGCGTCTCCGATGATCTTGCGGAAGGTTCGGCGCGGCTGATACATTCGCCGCCCGGATCGATCACATGTCCGAATACACGGCGATCTTCGACGCGCGGGGCGGCCACTACAACCTCGCCAACCAGCGATATCCGCTCGCCCGCGCCGAGGAAGCGCGGGCGGTCCTCGAACATCTGGAGCTTCCGCCGGCGGGAAGGGCGCCGTGGCTCGATCTCGCGGCCGGCGGCGGGTACCTCGCCGAGCGTGCCCGCGCGGAAGGATTCGGCTCCCCCGCGTTCGCGTGCGACGCGTCCCTCCCCTTTCTCCGGGAATCGACCGGGTACCGCGGCCGCGCGATCTCGCAGTACGAGCGGCTGCCGTTCGGCGAACGGACGTTCTCGGCGGCCGGGTGCCTCGCCGCGCTCCATCACGCCGAGGATCCCGCCGCCGTCGCCGCCGAGATGCTCCGCGTGATCACGCCGGGAGGTCGCGCGGCGATCGGCGACGTCGCGCCGGGCTCCGCTCCCGCCGCCTTCCTGAACGGCTTCGTCGACCGGCACACGGACACCGGACATCACGGACGATTCGTCCCGGCGGAGCACCTGGGCGCCGCGTTCGCTTCCGCCGGGGGACGGCGAGTTCGCATCGAAGATCGGGAGGTCGCCTGGCATTTCCCTTCGCGGGAGGCGGCCGTCGACTTCTCCCGGGAACTCTTCGGCGTTCGGCCCGGGACGACCGACGAACAGATCGCCGAGGGGCTCGCCCTTGTCGGGCTCGCGGGAGACGCGCCGGACGTGCGCCTCCCCTGGAGGATGGTCTTTGTCTCCGCCGAGCGCTGAAGGAACCGCGGCGACGCTGCTCGAGGCCCTCGCCTCGGCCGCTCGCCGGGCTCCGTCGAAAACCGCCCTTCGACGCGGCGCCGACGCGCTCACGTACGACGGGCTCCTCCGCGAGATCGACGAGCGGGCGGCGAGGATCTCGGCGCGCAAGGGGTGGATCGCGCTCGACGCGTCGGATCCGGTCGCCTTCGTCGCGGGCCTCTTCGCGGCGCGCGCCGCGGGACGAGGAGCGATCGCCCACGGCGCCCAGGTTCCCGCGCTCCTTCGGGAGCGCCGCGAAGCGCTCCTCGCGGGCTGGAGGGCGGCCGAAGGGGTCGAGGCGACCGTCTTCTTCTCTTCGGGGAGCGTCGGCGACGGGAGGGCGATCCCGCTGGGCGACCGTCCGCTGCTCGCCGCCGCCACGGGTTATCCCCGCCCCCCCGAGATCGTGGAGACGGACCGGGTCGCCGTCGGGGTGTCGACGGCGCACGTCTTCGGGCTCGTGCGCGGCACGCTCCACCCGCTCATCCTCGGCGCGGAAGTCGTCTTCTTCTCGCCCCGACGCGATCCGCTCGCCGAGGCGGAGGCGCTGGGCGCGACGGTGGCCCTGCTCGCCGGCCCGCACGTGAAGCTCGCGGCGCGCTCCTCGCGGCGGACCCGGCTTCGCGCGGTCTTCTCCGGGGGCGGGTCGATCCCGGAAGAGGCGGTCGCCGCCGTCGAGCAGCGCCGCGGGGTGCCCGTTCGGCTCGGGTACGGGCTGACGGAATCGGCGGGGCTCGGATCACGCCAGAGGCTCTCCGAACGCCGCCGTCCGGGAACGAGCGGCCGACCCGCGGCCGGTCTGGCGGTCTCGATCGTCGATCCGGAGACGGGCGCCGACCTGCCCCCCGGCGAGACGGGGGAAATCCGACTCGCCGGAGACAGCGTCTTTTCCGGTTACGCCGGTCCCTCGGCCGCGGACCCGTTCGACGGACGCGGACGGCTCGCCACGGGCGATCTCGGCTACTTCGACGACCAAGGAGAGCTGGTCGTGCGGGGACGACGCGAGTTTTCCCTCGTCATCCAGGGACGGACCGTGTGCGCCGAAGAGATCGAAATGGCGATCGCCGAGCATCCATCGGTCTCGGACGTGGCCGTTTCCCCCGATGACGACGGGTTCGCCGTGCTCTTCGTGCCGAACGAGAACGAACCGGGCGGCGTGGAGACCGTTCGCGAATTCGTGCAGCTCCGGCTGCCGGCCTTCGCCCGGCCCCGGAAGGTCGTTTCGGTCGAATCGCTTCCCCGAAACTCCTCGGGAAAGCTCGATCGGCGGATCGTTTCCTCGTGGCTGGCGTGAGAAGCGCCACGGGGATCCCCGCCGCTCCGACTCCCTTCTACCTGTATGAGCCGGAGCGGCTGGCGGCCGACGCCCGCCGGTGGAAGGATGCCGCGGCCGGGCGCGCCCGGCTGTTCTATCCCTACAAGACCAACCGCCATCCGCCCGTCCTCGACTTCCTCGCGCGCGAAGGATTCGGCGCCGAGATCAACATCGCCGCCGATCTGCCCGACGCCCTCGCCCGGGGCCTCTCGGGAGATCGGCTCCTCGTCCAGGGCCCGGCGAAGGGAGCGGAGCTCGTCGACCGCGTCATCGCCGCCGGGGGAACGCTCGTCGCCGACGGCCCCGAAGACCTCGCGTCGATCCTCGTGCGGGCGCGGGAAGCGGGCCGTCCGCCACGGTACCTGATCCGCCTTCGGACGCCGGAGGCGCGACTCGGGCAGCGCGCGTTCGGCTTCGATCCCGAGGACGTCGCGGAGCTCGCTCGAAGGGCTCTTCGCTCGGGCGGGCCTCCCCGGGGGATCGCGTTCCACCTCGGAACCGGAATTCCGAGCTCCGCGCCCTATCGCGCGTCGCTCCGCACCGCCTTGCGGACCGCGCGCGCTCTGCGGGAGATCGGGGCGCCTCCCGCAGTCGTCGACGTCGGCGGAGGCTTCAGCTCGCCGGCGGAAACGCGCTTCGACGACCGCGGCCGGACGCGGCGGGCGGCATGGACCGATCCGGAGAAGATCGTGCGCACCCTCCGCGCCGACGCGCGGCGATCGATCGGAGAGGTGGAGGTCTGGATGGAGCCGGGACGGGCGATCGTCGCCGGGGCGTTCCGGCTCGTCTGCACGGTGCTGCGCGTCCGCGGCGGCCGAGAGGTGTTCGTCGACGCGAGCCGGATGGCGCACGCCTTCTTCGTCGCGCGCGGCTCGCACCCGGTGACGTTCCTTCCGAAGCGTCGCGGCCGCCCGGTCGATCTCGTGATCTCGGGTCCGCTCGGGACGGACCTCGACGTCCTCGTCCGGCGGCTGCGCGGGGTGGCGCCGAAGGAGGGGGACACGGTCGTCTTCGGCGGCGTGGGCGCGTACAACCTGATCGCAGCGAATGAGTGGGCGGGGCCCATTCCTCCGGTGGTCACCGCCTGATCCGGCTTCCCCTCGGAAATCGCGTCGCGGCCACGGACGCGACTCAGTTCCCGTCAGCCTGGAGGCGCGTCGAGGCGAAGCCCGGCGGGAGGGGCGGCCTCCGAAAATGTGAGAAGTCGGTCGGGCCCTTCGCATCGCGGGGGACCCTGCGCGAAGTAACCGAGCGCAGGTCTCGCGATGCGGGAGCGGGAGCGTCGGCGAGGGAGTGGCGGGTTCGCGGTCGAGTCGCTCGTTCGACGAGCCGCGAACCCGTCACGCGCTCCCGTTCTCCGAGCCAGCTCCCGCGACGGATGTATCGCCGCGCCGGCCTACAGGACGAAGGGGATGGGAATCGTCATCCAGGTCTTGACGGGAACCCCGTCCTTCATCGCCGGCCGGAACGTCCACTGGCGGACCGCTTTCTGCGCCGCCTGCGTGAGTCCCATGTTCCCGCCGGCCTCGCGTACCGTGCGGATGTCGGCCACGCGTCCCGCCTCCGTGACGAGAACGGCGAGGACCACGGTGCCGCTGATGTTCATCCGCCGGGCGACGGGAGGGTACTCCGGCTTGACGACGCTCACGATCTGCGGGGGATTGTCGACTTCGGAAATCGACACGAGGTCTCCGCGGCTGACCGTCGGCGCCGCGGGCGGCGGGGCGGCTGCCGTCCCGATCGGAATCGGGGCCGGCCGGAGATTGGCGACCGGCGGAGCCCCCGCCGCCCGGGCGGGCGCCGCCGGGGGAAGGGCGATCGGCTTCGGCGCGGTGACCGATGGCTCGATCGAGGCAGGCACCGGCTTGAGCGAGGCGGCCCGGGCCTGCGCTTCGGCGCGCGCCTGCTTCGTCTTCTGCTGGGTCTCGTACTTCTTGACCTCTTCGTCGAGGCGCCGCGCGACTTCCGACTTGAACTGGTCGGGGGTCATTCCGGTGGTCGGCGGGGCGGGAGCGGGGGCCGGGGCCGCGACCGGAGCGGGGCGCGGCGGGGGCGGAGCCGGTTTCGGTGCCTTGAGACTCAGCAGATAGCCGGAGACGCCGAGGACGGCGATCGCGATCGCGGCGCCGACGACGATCTTGACGACGGGGGACCGCTTCGGCTCGGGCGTCTCGACGGCGGCGACGGGAACGCCGAACCGGGGCGTGACCACGAGGCGCGGCGGCCGCGCGGTCACCGCCGGGCGCGGGTACTTCAGCGCGTCGAACGCGGCTTCCTCGTTGCGCTTCTTCTGCTCTTCGGCGATGTCGCGCTTCAGGAGGTTCGTGAGGAAGAACGCGAAGTTGAACGTCGAGGGGGCGTAGCGGCCCGAGAAGAGGAGCTTGCCGAGCTCGCGGCGGAGCGCGCCCGCCGTCTCGTAGCGCGCGTCGGGAGCTTCCGACAGCGCGACCTTCAGCACGGCGGCGATGTCGGGAGGGATCGCCTCGCCCGACCCGAACATCCTCGCGGAGCCGACGGCATCGGCGGCCCGGGCTTCCGGGGGCGGGGCGCCGGCGAGCAGCGTGAAGAGGATCGCGGCGGTCGAGTAGACGTCGCCGGTCTTCGCCGCCTTTCCCGACGAGCGAACTTCCGGAGCGAGATACGGGTCGAGCAGCTTCTGGATGGCGGGAGTGCGCCGGGACGCGAGCACCCCTTCCGACAGGCCGAAGCCGACGAGTCGCGTCTCGCCTTCGTCGGAGATCTCGACGAATCCCGGCCACACGAGACCGTGCAGGGTGCGCTCGCCGTCGATCAGGCTGTTGTAGGCGTGATCCAGGCCCGTCGCGATCTTCTCGGCGATCAGGAGCGAGTGCTCGGGAGGGATGGGAAACGGCTTGGAGTGCGACGCTTCGAGGAGGGCGTCGAGCGTCCGGCCGCCCGGTTCGCGGTACGCGAGAAAGGCGTCTCCCTCCACCGAGTCGAGCTCGACGTCGCGGGCGATCGTGGGATTCTTCAGGAAATCGTGCACCGCGCCGTTCTGCTCGATCGCGATCAGGACCGGCTCGGAGTCGAGTCCCGCCGCGTCGAAGATCCGGAGACGGAAGAACGCTTGGGCGTCCTCGATCTTTCGCGCGCGATAGACCTTTCCGAGCGCGTCCGTGCCGAGCTTTTCGGTCAGCAGATACGCCCCGAACAACCTCGGGATCAGCTCGTTCTCGGCCATGGGGGGTGGCGCCGGAAGGTAGCACGCGCCCGCCCCCCGGTCAATTCGGCGGTTCCTCCGGCGGCGCGTCCGACGCCGCCGCGTTGGCGCGGCTCTTCTCGATCATCGCGAGATGGTCCGCGTAGGTTCGCGAGAAGTAGTGCCCCCCGTCGCCGCGCGCGACGAAATAGAGATCGCGGCTCGCGGAGGGAGCCACCGCCGCTTCGAGCGCGGCGGCCCCCGGGTTGCAGATCGGCCCGGGAGGGAGCCCTGCGTAGAGGTAGGTGTTGTAGGGCGAGTCGACGTCGAGGTCCGATCGCCGGAGCTTTCCCGTCCATTCGCGGCGCTCCTGCAGCGCGTAGATGACGGTGGGATCGCACTGGAGCCGCATGCCGATCTTCAGGCGGTTCAGGTACACGGCCGCGACGTGCGGCCGCTCCTCGGGAAGGGACGTCTCCTTCTCGACGAGCGACGCCACCGTCACCGCCTGGCGCACGGTCAGGCCGAGCCCTTCCGCGCGCCGGGTGAGCTCCGGCGTGAAATGCCGCCGGAAGTTCTCGACCATCGTGGAGACCACTTCGCGCGTCGGTGTCGATCGCGTGACCACGTAGGTGTCGGGGAAGAGGAACCCCTCGAGGTCGGGCGCGGCGAGCGGCGGCCCCGGAAGCAGGTTCGGCTCGCGCGACGCGCGGCGGAATCCCTGCTCGGTCCCGATCCCCTGCTGGACGAAGAGCGCGAAGCACTCGGCGTTCGTCAGCCCTTCCGGAACGACGACGACGTGCCGGACGACCTCTCCCCGTTCGAGGAGATCGATCGCGCGGTCCAGCGGCTCGCCCGCCGAGAACGAGTACTCCCCCGCGCGAAGAGGGACGCCGTGGCGGAACGTGCGATAGTAGATTTCGGCGAGCAGCGCGTCCCGCGCGATCCCCTTCGCCTGCAGCGTCCGGAAGATCTGGCGCGTCGGCGTTCCGATCGGAAACTCGACGACGACGCGCTCCGCCGAGCCGGGCCGCCGCGGCGAGCGGATCCAGAGATAGCCGATCGCGAGGACGACCGTCGCGAGAAGACCCAGGAGGAAGACGATGCGGCGCCCGCGGTGCCGGATCATCGCTCTCGATCGCCGGCCCGCGCCGAGAGGAAGTCGTCGAGGAGAACCGCCGCCGCGGCGGCATCGATCTCGGCGGACGGATAGCGGTCGGCCGCCGCGCGGGAGGTGAGGTGCTCGTCGACGAACTCGACGGGGAGCGCGAGGGCGTCGGAGAGCTTGCGGGCGAAGGAGCGCACGCGGGGGGCCAGCGCGTTCTCGCGGCCGTCGGCATGATGCGGAAGCCCCACGACGAGCCCCTCCACTTCCTCAGTCCGCGCGAAATCCCCGATTTCCCCGATCGCGGCCCGGTCGCTCGTCCGGAGCACGGTCTTCCGGGGGGTCGCGATCAGGCCGGTCGCGTCGGACGTGGCGAGCCCGATCCGCCGCTCGCCGAAGTCGACCGCGAGGTATCGCACCGAAAAAGAATAGCCGAGAAATCTGGTAAATTGCCCCGCGGAAGGCCCGGCCGCCGCGCGCGCCGGAGAGGGGAATGGCGATCGATCAGGAGACCCGCGAAGCGGGTGTCGCGAAACCGCCGCGAAAATCGCCGGCGGGAACGGAGGCGAAAGAGGCTGCCGGCCGGCGCCCGGCGGGCAAACCCGCGGCGGACGCGTCGGCCCTCCCGGATCCGGAAGTCGCGCGCGAATGGTACCGCGTGATGCAGCTCGGCCGCACGCTCGACGACAAGGCGCCGAACTATCTCAAGCAGGGGCTCGGCTGGAGCTATCACGCGCCGAACGCGGGACACGACGGGATCCAGCTGGCGCTCGGGCTGACGTTCCGACCCGGCCGCGACTACCTGTTCCCTTACTACCGCGATCTCACGACCTGCCTCGCCGCGGGGCTCACGGTCGAGGAAATCCTCTGGAACGGGATGTCGAAGGCGTCGGACGTCGCCTCCGGCGGCCGGCACATGTCGAACCATTTCGCGAAGCCGGAAATCGGAATCCAGAACACGTCGTCGGCGGTCTCGAACCACGCGCAGCACGCCACCGGGCTCGGCCGCGCGGTGAAGGTGTACGGGCGCGACGCGATCGTCTTCTGCTCGGTCGGCGAGTCGTCGACCTCGGAGGGGTACTACTACGAAGCCGTCAACGGCGCGAGCTGCGAACGGCTTCCAGTCGTCTTCGTCGTGCAGGACAACGGCTACGGGATCTCTGTTCCGAAGGCGGAGCAGACCGCCAACGAATATTCCTCCGACAACTTCCGTGGCTTCCGGAACGTCTCCGTGATTCATTGCGACGGGACCGACGCGTTCGACTCCTTCCGCGCGATGCGCGAGGCGGTCGCGTTCGCCGGCGCGGGGCGGGGATGCGCGATCGTGCACGCCGTCTGCGTGCGGATCGGCCCCCATTCGAACTCGGACCGGCAGGAGCTCTACCGCTCCGCCGAGGAGCTCGCGGCGGCCCGCGCGGCGGACCCGCTCCCGAAGCTCCGCCGCCGCCTCCTCGCCGAGGGGCTCGCGACCGAGGAAGAGCTCGCCGCGATCGACGCGGAGAACGCAAAGGCCTACGACGAGGCCGCCGACCGCGCGCGGCAGGCGCCCGATCCCGATCCGGCCTCGATCTTCGAGTTCGTCTCGCCCGATCCCTGGTCCCCGCCGGACGCGGCCGGAGTCCCCGACGGCAGCGGAGACGAGCTGTCCCTGCTCCAGGCGCTCAACACGACGCTGAAGGAAGAGTTCCGCGCCAACCCCGACACCTTCCTGTGGGGGCAGGACGTCGCCAACAAGGAGAAGGGCGGCGTGTTCAACGTCACGAAGGGGATGCAGCAGGAGTTCGGCGGGATCCGGGTCCACAACGCCCCGATCGCGGAGGACTACATCGTCGGGACGGCGAACGGCTTCTCCCGGTTCGACGACAAGATCCGCGTCGTGATCGAGGGGGCGGAATTCGCCGATTACTTCTGGCCCGCCGCCGAGCAGATGGTCGAGATGTCGCACGAATACTGGCGCACGCACGGGAAGTTCTCGCCCAACGTGACGATCCGGCTCGCCTCGGGGGGATACATCGGCGGCGGCCTGTACCACTCGCAGAACATCGAAGGATGGCTGACGACCCTTCCCGGCGTCCGGGTGGTCGTGCCGGCCTTCGCCGACGACGCGGCGGGGCTCCTGCGCACGGCGATCCGCTCGCGCGGCGTGACCGCGTACCTCGAGCCCAAGTTCCTCTACAACCTCCCGGCGGCGCGCGCGAAGGTGCCCTCCGGTTTCGCGGTCCCGTTCGGGAAGGCGCGGACGCGGCGGACCGGGACCGACCTGACGATCGTCGCCTACGGCACGCCGGTCCATTTCGCGCTCGAAGCCGCCGTCGCGCTCGAGAAGGAAGGCAAGAGCGTCGAAGTCCTCGACCTGCGCTCCCTGGTCCCGCTCGACATGGACGCGGTGCTCGCTTCCGTGCGGAAGACGAGCCGCGCGCTCGTCGCGCACGAGGACAAGGTCCACGGCGGATTCGGCGGCGAGATCGCCTCACAGATCCAGCAGCAGGCGTTCCCGTGGCTCGACGCACCCGTCGGCCGCGTCGGCTCGGCGTTCACTCCCGTCGGATTCAGCCGGATTCTCGAGCGCGCGATCCTGCCCAACACCGAAAAGGTCCTCGCGGCCGCCAGGGACGTTCTTTCCTACTAGCCGGCGACGGATTCGATCCAGTCGACGAGGGCCGGCCATACCTCGGTCCGCGACGCTCGCGAGACGACGAGGCCCGCGTGGCCGAAGTCTTCCGAGCAGCCGGTGATCCGTCCGAACTCGGCGAATCGCGCGTTCGGACCGAGCTGTCGCGCGAGCGCGCGGCAGGCCGAGGGCGGCGCGAAGAGACGGTCGCCCGATCCGGCGGCGACGAAGACGGGGAACGGAACCGGATGGAGCGCCGCGAGCAGGTCCGGTCCGCCTTTCCAGCGCCAGGACCCCCGGACGTTCCACCCCATCCACTCCGCCATCACCCCGCCCATCTCGTCCTCGCCTCCGAGCCGGAAGAGCCGTGCGGGAAACCGGCCGAGCCCGCGGGAG
The genomic region above belongs to Thermoanaerobaculia bacterium and contains:
- a CDS encoding thiamine pyrophosphate-dependent enzyme, whose product is MQLGRTLDDKAPNYLKQGLGWSYHAPNAGHDGIQLALGLTFRPGRDYLFPYYRDLTTCLAAGLTVEEILWNGMSKASDVASGGRHMSNHFAKPEIGIQNTSSAVSNHAQHATGLGRAVKVYGRDAIVFCSVGESSTSEGYYYEAVNGASCERLPVVFVVQDNGYGISVPKAEQTANEYSSDNFRGFRNVSVIHCDGTDAFDSFRAMREAVAFAGAGRGCAIVHAVCVRIGPHSNSDRQELYRSAEELAAARAADPLPKLRRRLLAEGLATEEELAAIDAENAKAYDEAADRARQAPDPDPASIFEFVSPDPWSPPDAAGVPDGSGDELSLLQALNTTLKEEFRANPDTFLWGQDVANKEKGGVFNVTKGMQQEFGGIRVHNAPIAEDYIVGTANGFSRFDDKIRVVIEGAEFADYFWPAAEQMVEMSHEYWRTHGKFSPNVTIRLASGGYIGGGLYHSQNIEGWLTTLPGVRVVVPAFADDAAGLLRTAIRSRGVTAYLEPKFLYNLPAARAKVPSGFAVPFGKARTRRTGTDLTIVAYGTPVHFALEAAVALEKEGKSVEVLDLRSLVPLDMDAVLASVRKTSRALVAHEDKVHGGFGGEIASQIQQQAFPWLDAPVGRVGSAFTPVGFSRILERAILPNTEKVLAAARDVLSY
- a CDS encoding alpha/beta fold hydrolase, with product MPGAFSDHRFWLGTRGTGFGRALADRGFSVWVLDPRGHGASDRPGLAARWSFRDEIVHDVPAALRMAAGRRRAVLVGHSAGGAAVLAAIGADPGLREKVAGVAVLATPSPRGGAARRSAAAFAAIVSRGLGRFPARLFRLGGEDEMGGVMAEWMGWNVRGSWRWKGGPDLLAALHPVPFPVFVAAGSGDRLFAPPSACRALARQLGPNARFAEFGRITGCSEDFGHAGLVVSRASRTEVWPALVDWIESVAG